The bacterium DNA window TACGGCTCCGACGCGATCGCCCAGGACCTGTCGCGGGTGAGCGGCTACGTCGCGCGGGCGCGCCGCGCCGTGACGATCATGCACGCGCAGGTCGGCCACCTGCCCGACGACCAGGCCGAGGGGGAAGCGCGCCGGGGCTTGATCGTGCGGCACCTGGTGCTGCCCGGGGGGCTGGCCGGAACCGCGCGCGTCGCGCGGGAGCTCGTGGGCGCCGTCGGCGACGGCGTGTGGCTCTCGCTGATGGCGCAGTACCACCCCGACGCCCTCGCCCAGACCGAGGCCGGCCGCGCGCTGGCACACCTCCATCCCGAACTGGCGCGGCCGATCTCGACCGCCGAGTACGACCAGGCCCTGCAGGACGTGGAGGACGCCGGGCTGTACCGGCTGTTCACGCAGGATCCCGGCTCGGCCCCCGCCGAGGGCCGGCCCGACTTCGACCTCCCGGAGCCCTTCCGCTGGAGCTAGGGGCCGGTTGGCGCCGCACCGGCCCGGCGTGGTATACTGATACGTGCCGACCCTCGCCACGACACCGTCACTG harbors:
- a CDS encoding radical SAM protein, with protein sequence MTDQLIRLAAACLHRGEEPPLGGGRPVGNLFFAGCNLRCGFCQNHQISHHPEAGASITPAACAERMLELVAAGAGAIGLVTPTHQGVAVARAVELARLQGLALPVIYNSNGTDGPTVLARFDGLVDLYLPDFKYGSDAIAQDLSRVSGYVARARRAVTIMHAQVGHLPDDQAEGEARRGLIVRHLVLPGGLAGTARVARELVGAVGDGVWLSLMAQYHPDALAQTEAGRALAHLHPELARPISTAEYDQALQDVEDAGLYRLFTQDPGSAPAEGRPDFDLPEPFRWS